From Polaribacter butkevichii, a single genomic window includes:
- a CDS encoding ATP-binding cassette domain-containing protein: MKKMHVDSVLKSYNNRQILSDVFISCEKGEIIGLLGRNGIGKSTLLKIIFGSIKAENKFVKVDNKYIKGIFYNRNLIKYLPQNNFLPNHIKIKTIIKLFCDKKNATIISNNHLIKQFLDKKSNQLSGGEKRIIEIFLIVLSNAKYILIDEPFNGVAPIHKEEIKKLIIEQSENKGFIITDHDYRNILDIATRTVIIYDGGTKEIKNNEELIQYGYIPE; the protein is encoded by the coding sequence ATGAAAAAAATGCATGTTGACAGCGTATTAAAAAGTTATAATAATAGACAAATCTTATCTGATGTGTTTATATCCTGTGAGAAAGGCGAAATAATTGGGCTACTTGGTAGAAACGGTATAGGAAAATCGACTTTATTAAAAATTATTTTTGGTTCTATAAAAGCGGAGAATAAATTTGTGAAAGTTGATAATAAGTACATTAAAGGAATATTTTACAATCGAAATTTAATAAAATACTTACCTCAAAATAATTTCCTACCTAATCATATCAAGATTAAGACAATTATAAAATTATTTTGTGATAAGAAAAATGCAACAATAATTTCTAATAATCACTTAATAAAACAATTCCTTGATAAAAAAAGCAATCAACTATCTGGAGGGGAAAAGAGAATTATTGAGATATTTTTAATTGTTTTATCAAATGCTAAATATATATTGATAGATGAGCCATTTAATGGCGTTGCTCCTATTCACAAAGAGGAAATAAAAAAGTTAATAATTGAACAATCTGAAAATAAAGGCTTTATAATAACAGACCACGATTATCGAAATATTTTAGATATTGCAACAAGAACGGTAATAATTTATGATGGAGGAACAAAAGAAATTAAGAATAATGAGGAATTAATACAATATGGATATATTCCTGAATAG
- a CDS encoding Fic family protein has translation MKPPYEITSSILKLITSISEKIGEVNANLLNKPSPKLRKQNRIKTIHSSLRIEGNTLTEEQITALLENKRVIGPKKDVVEVLNAIEIYENLDIYKPSNEKSFLKAHKSLMKGLVEDAGTYRKQSVGIVKGTKVEHVAPPFGNLPYLMKDLFEYLKKSDEIELIKSCVFHYEMEFIHPFLDGNGRMGRLWQTLILMEKYPIFEFLPFETLISNDQEKYYQALAESDKSGKSTKFIEYMLGVIDISISELLNFNNRTLNEKDRLEYFVSLNKIQFTRKDYMDIFKDISAATASRDLKKGTELKIFEKTGKLNKTIYKLITGHNTV, from the coding sequence ATGAAACCACCTTACGAAATAACATCTTCAATTTTAAAATTAATAACTTCTATTTCAGAAAAAATAGGTGAAGTAAACGCTAACTTATTAAACAAACCTTCTCCTAAATTAAGAAAACAGAACAGAATTAAAACAATTCATTCCTCTCTAAGAATTGAAGGAAATACACTTACAGAAGAACAAATAACAGCACTTCTTGAAAACAAAAGAGTTATTGGTCCAAAAAAAGATGTTGTTGAAGTTTTAAATGCAATAGAAATCTACGAGAATTTAGATATTTACAAACCATCTAATGAAAAGTCATTTTTAAAAGCACATAAAAGCTTAATGAAAGGCCTTGTTGAAGATGCAGGAACATATAGGAAACAAAGTGTTGGAATTGTAAAAGGCACTAAAGTAGAACATGTAGCTCCACCTTTTGGAAACCTTCCATACTTAATGAAAGACCTTTTTGAATATTTAAAAAAGTCAGACGAAATTGAGTTAATTAAAAGTTGTGTTTTCCATTATGAAATGGAGTTTATACATCCATTTTTAGATGGTAATGGAAGAATGGGAAGATTATGGCAAACTCTAATATTAATGGAAAAATATCCAATATTTGAATTTTTACCTTTTGAAACTTTAATTAGTAACGATCAAGAAAAATATTACCAGGCTTTAGCTGAAAGTGATAAATCTGGAAAATCAACAAAGTTTATTGAATATATGTTAGGAGTAATTGATATTTCAATAAGTGAATTATTGAATTTCAATAATCGAACATTAAATGAAAAAGACAGATTAGAATATTTTGTTTCTTTAAATAAAATTCAATTTACTAGAAAAGATTATATGGATATATTTAAAGATATTTCTGCTGCAACTGCAAGTCGAGATTTGAAAAAAGGAACAGAATTAAAAATATTTGAGAAAACAGGAAAACTAAATAAAACAATATACAAACTAATAACTGGGCACAACACCGTATAA